Below is a genomic region from Streptomyces roseoviridis.
CCGCCATATCCGGACCTCCGGCGCAGCAGCAGCCCCCGCAGATGGGCCCGCCGCAGCTGCCGTCCGGCGCCCCCGCGCTTCCCGCCGGCCCGATGCAGGGCGGCCCCATGCAGGGCGGGCCCATGGGCCCCGGCCCCATGCAGGGCGGCCCGATGGGTCCCGGCCCGATGCAGGGCGGCCCCATGGGACACCCGCAGCAGCAGCAGATGCAGCAGATGCAGCCGGCCCAGGGCCCGGGCGGCGACAGCGCCGCGCGCGTGCTCTCGCTGGCGCAGCAGACCGCCGACCAGGCGATCGCGGAGGCCCGTTCCGAGGCCAACAAGATCGTCGGCGAGGCGCGTTCGCGCGCCGAGGGCCTGGAGCGGGACGCCCGAGCCAAGGCCGACGCCCTGGAGCGGGACGCCCAGGAGAAGCACCGCGTCGCGATGGGCTCCCTCGAGTCCGCGCGTGCGACCCTCGAGCGCAAGGTCGAGGACCTGCGGGGCTTCGAGCGTGAGTACCGGACCCGCCTGAAGTCGTACCTGGAGTCGCAGCTGCGTCAGCTGGAGACCCAGGCCGACGACTCGCTGGCCCCGCCGCGCACTCCCGCGACCGCCTCCCTGCCGCCGTCCCCCTCGATGGCGTCGGCGGGTGCGAGCGCGCCGTCGTTCGGCGGCAACGGCACGATGGGCGGCGCCCCGTCGTACGGCGGCCAGCAGCAGATGTCCCCGGCGATGACCCAGCCGATGGCTCCGGTCCGCCCGCAGGCGCCGCAGCCGATGCAGCAGGCGCCGGCGCCGATGCGCGGCTTCCTGATCG
It encodes:
- a CDS encoding DivIVA domain-containing protein; the encoded protein is MPLTPEDVRNKQFTTVRLREGYDEDEVDAFLDEVEAELTRLLRENEDLRAKLAAATRAAAQNQQQQGMRKPPEPQDRPVGPGAPVPAAISGPPAQQQPPQMGPPQLPSGAPALPAGPMQGGPMQGGPMGPGPMQGGPMGPGPMQGGPMGHPQQQQMQQMQPAQGPGGDSAARVLSLAQQTADQAIAEARSEANKIVGEARSRAEGLERDARAKADALERDAQEKHRVAMGSLESARATLERKVEDLRGFEREYRTRLKSYLESQLRQLETQADDSLAPPRTPATASLPPSPSMASAGASAPSFGGNGTMGGAPSYGGQQQMSPAMTQPMAPVRPQAPQPMQQAPAPMRGFLIDEDDN